In a single window of the Desulfovibrio sp. ZJ209 genome:
- a CDS encoding TRAP transporter small permease — protein MGFLRRFYDNFEEWVSASLVGLMILCLIIQVFIRFIFGSALAWTEELSRYSFIWAVYVGAALCVKRRIHVRITAQFLKLDTRGRLFFLTICDAIWVAFNIFIVINSVEVILDGLEFPEMSPTLGIVKSWVEAIIPFSFALMSWRLIEQYYVHWKAGTMSDLVKFEEMV, from the coding sequence ATGGGCTTTTTGCGACGCTTCTATGACAATTTTGAGGAGTGGGTCTCCGCCTCGCTGGTGGGGCTCATGATCCTCTGCCTCATCATCCAGGTCTTTATCCGCTTCATCTTTGGCTCCGCCCTCGCCTGGACGGAGGAGCTTTCGCGCTATTCCTTCATCTGGGCCGTCTATGTGGGCGCGGCCCTGTGCGTCAAGCGGCGCATCCATGTGCGCATCACCGCGCAGTTTTTGAAGCTCGACACCCGCGGGCGCCTCTTCTTCCTCACCATCTGCGACGCCATCTGGGTCGCCTTCAATATCTTCATCGTCATCAACAGCGTCGAGGTCATCCTCGACGGCTTGGAATTTCCCGAGATGTCCCCGACGCTCGGCATCGTCAAGTCCTGGGTGGAGGCCATCATCCCCTTCAGCTTCGCGCTCATGAGCTGGCGGCTCATCGAACAGTACTACGTCCACTGGAAAGCCGGCACCATGAGCGATCTCGTCAAATTCGAGGAGATGGTCTGA
- a CDS encoding TRAP transporter substrate-binding protein, with translation MKRCSLLLCALAVISLCVGTAGAEEYKKQTIRAATANPEGSQMTTAINKFKEIVERDSNGQITVQTLYGGSMGDEQANVKQLRNNEIQLGVMSTGNVTPFAPSAGIFYLPYLFPTTDDAKTLLRDEEFNKKLADQIAKESRTRPLGWLLGGYRVLTNSKHPINTIDDLQGLKMRVPPVEMQLAAFRSWGVEPHPLAWSETFNGLQQGVIDGQENPHAVNRDQKFWEVQKYITDVPYLLWTGPLLVSEQWYQKLDPKTRELVDRAAREALEHEWNWIAEQEQLALKQCEEHGMVKGTPTDLPKWEKQARSTWPQFYDKVGGKDMVNSALKAMGQQPVQ, from the coding sequence ATGAAACGCTGTTCCCTTCTTCTCTGCGCATTGGCGGTCATCAGCCTCTGCGTCGGCACGGCTGGCGCGGAAGAGTACAAGAAGCAGACCATCCGGGCAGCCACGGCCAACCCAGAAGGCAGCCAGATGACCACGGCCATCAACAAGTTCAAGGAGATCGTCGAGCGCGACTCCAACGGCCAGATCACCGTCCAGACCCTCTACGGCGGCTCCATGGGCGACGAGCAGGCCAACGTGAAACAGCTGCGCAACAACGAGATCCAGCTCGGCGTCATGAGCACGGGCAATGTGACGCCCTTCGCGCCCTCGGCCGGCATCTTCTACCTGCCCTATCTCTTCCCCACCACGGATGACGCCAAGACGCTGCTCCGCGACGAGGAATTCAACAAGAAGCTCGCCGACCAGATCGCCAAGGAAAGCCGCACCCGGCCCCTGGGCTGGCTGCTCGGCGGCTATCGCGTGCTGACCAATTCCAAGCACCCCATCAACACCATCGACGACCTCCAGGGCCTGAAGATGCGCGTGCCGCCCGTGGAAATGCAGCTCGCCGCCTTCCGCTCCTGGGGCGTTGAGCCGCATCCGCTGGCCTGGTCCGAAACCTTCAACGGCCTCCAGCAGGGCGTCATCGACGGCCAGGAAAACCCGCATGCGGTGAACCGCGACCAGAAGTTCTGGGAAGTGCAGAAGTACATCACCGACGTGCCCTACCTGCTCTGGACCGGCCCGCTGCTCGTTTCCGAGCAGTGGTACCAGAAGCTCGACCCCAAGACCCGCGAGCTCGTTGACCGCGCCGCCCGTGAGGCCCTGGAGCATGAGTGGAACTGGATCGCCGAGCAGGAACAGCTCGCCCTCAAGCAGTGCGAGGAGCACGGCATGGTGAAGGGCACCCCCACAGACCTCCCCAAGTGGGAAAAGCAGGCCCGTTCCACCTGGCCGCAGTTCTATGACAAGGTCGGCGGCAAGGACATGGTGAACTCCGCCCTCAAGGCCATGGGCCAGCAGCCCGTGCAATAG
- a CDS encoding tetratricopeptide repeat protein, giving the protein MAEQSSEARAQAVRSALDLMREGKLREAADALGALAAGAWEATFEAVRLRALALDGLGRARVALGDAAGGIAALREAADSLEGAEASLLPLRCHVLQNLCFALSETGATAESATAGEEAAKLAERLYGTDSPELAGALFRLSAAPYRARDFARAEALILRAKAIWETQAGPVPQQVGTCLNNLGRIHEELGDMEGGIAFHREAVAFRRQLPDREDLAFSLGNLGVALAQDGQWRDACAALEEALETYVAIGKGESREARGYAANLDICRRALDEERNL; this is encoded by the coding sequence ATGGCAGAACAAAGTTCGGAAGCCCGGGCGCAGGCCGTGCGAAGCGCCCTCGACCTCATGCGCGAGGGCAAGCTCCGGGAGGCAGCCGATGCACTCGGCGCGTTGGCCGCCGGGGCGTGGGAAGCCACGTTCGAGGCCGTGCGGCTGCGGGCCTTGGCGCTGGATGGCCTCGGGCGCGCGCGCGTGGCTCTCGGGGATGCGGCCGGCGGCATCGCCGCCCTGCGCGAGGCCGCGGACAGCCTGGAGGGCGCCGAGGCGTCCCTGCTGCCGCTCCGCTGCCATGTGCTCCAGAACCTGTGCTTCGCCCTTTCGGAAACGGGCGCCACCGCCGAAAGCGCGACCGCGGGCGAGGAGGCGGCGAAGCTCGCCGAAAGGCTCTACGGCACGGACTCGCCCGAGCTCGCGGGCGCGCTCTTCCGGCTTTCGGCCGCGCCGTACCGGGCGCGCGATTTCGCCCGCGCCGAGGCGCTCATCCTGCGCGCCAAGGCCATCTGGGAGACGCAGGCAGGGCCGGTGCCGCAGCAGGTGGGCACCTGCCTCAACAATCTCGGCCGCATCCACGAAGAGCTCGGCGACATGGAGGGCGGCATCGCCTTTCACCGCGAGGCCGTGGCCTTTCGGCGCCAGCTCCCCGACCGGGAAGATCTCGCCTTTTCCCTCGGCAATCTCGGCGTGGCCCTCGCGCAGGACGGCCAGTGGCGCGACGCCTGCGCCGCGCTGGAGGAAGCCCTTGAAACCTACGTCGCCATCGGCAAGGGCGAAAGCCGCGAAGCCCGCGGATATGCGGCCAATCTCGACATTTGCCGCCGCGCCCTTGATGAAGAACGGAATCTTTAG
- a CDS encoding sigma 54-interacting transcriptional regulator — MYNPPMLADYIEQLYDTFRDAVCVTDARGVVVLVNKRHSELTGIPKEDILGKRVQDMVQNGIFDVVLNAKVVNSGEKVASVQHLYNGRILLLDGYPIKNDAGEVVYVVTIIRDITVLSELREEVTAQKELLETFQALNSDAAVPDAIQYPRVLQSQAMQRLYGEAADIARTDATVLLLGETGTGKDVMARHIHHLSGRADAPFIKVDCGSIPENLIETELFGYVPGSFSGASKNGKAGLVEAANGGTLFLDEVGELPMPMQTRLLRVLQDWEVLRVGATVPRKVDVRVIAATNKDLEKELERGSFRSDLYYRLKVAVLTLPPLRKRKADILPLAQGFLTYYGKRFHKKARLSEEVEHILRGYAWPGNVRELENLIQGLLVTCKGGYIQAADLAGIRPETPAPDIAPAPFRLPDIEGRSLKSIMKEVEGQVLEAGLRRYGSIGELARHFEMDRSTIFRKVRGLGGAKPSRRARKKRERSAEDERP; from the coding sequence ATGTATAACCCCCCCATGCTTGCGGACTACATCGAACAGCTCTATGACACCTTCCGCGACGCTGTCTGCGTGACAGACGCCCGCGGTGTCGTTGTTCTTGTCAACAAGCGCCATTCCGAGCTCACCGGCATCCCCAAGGAGGACATCCTCGGAAAGCGCGTGCAGGACATGGTCCAGAACGGCATCTTCGACGTGGTGCTCAACGCCAAGGTGGTCAACAGCGGCGAAAAGGTGGCGAGCGTCCAGCATCTCTACAACGGGCGCATCCTCCTCCTCGACGGCTACCCCATCAAGAACGACGCCGGCGAGGTGGTCTATGTCGTCACCATCATCCGCGACATTACCGTCTTGAGCGAACTGCGCGAGGAAGTGACCGCCCAGAAGGAACTGCTCGAGACCTTCCAGGCCCTCAACAGCGACGCGGCCGTGCCCGACGCCATCCAGTATCCGCGCGTCCTCCAGAGCCAGGCCATGCAGCGCCTCTACGGCGAGGCCGCGGACATCGCCCGCACGGACGCCACGGTGCTCCTCCTGGGAGAGACAGGCACGGGCAAGGATGTCATGGCGCGCCACATCCACCACCTGAGCGGCCGCGCGGACGCCCCCTTCATCAAGGTGGATTGCGGCAGCATCCCCGAAAACCTCATCGAGACCGAGCTTTTCGGCTATGTGCCGGGCAGCTTCTCCGGCGCGAGCAAGAACGGCAAGGCCGGTCTTGTGGAGGCCGCCAACGGGGGCACCCTCTTCCTCGACGAGGTGGGCGAGCTCCCCATGCCCATGCAGACGCGGCTTTTGCGCGTCCTGCAGGACTGGGAAGTGCTGCGCGTGGGCGCCACCGTGCCCCGCAAGGTGGACGTGCGCGTCATCGCCGCCACCAACAAGGACCTGGAAAAGGAGCTGGAGCGCGGCAGCTTCCGCTCCGACCTCTATTACCGGCTCAAGGTGGCGGTGCTCACCCTGCCGCCCCTGCGCAAGCGCAAGGCTGACATATTGCCGCTGGCCCAAGGCTTCCTCACCTATTACGGCAAGCGCTTCCACAAAAAGGCGCGCCTCTCGGAAGAGGTGGAGCACATCCTGCGCGGCTATGCGTGGCCGGGCAATGTGCGCGAACTCGAAAACCTCATCCAGGGCCTGCTCGTCACCTGCAAGGGCGGCTACATCCAGGCGGCCGACCTCGCGGGCATCCGCCCGGAGACGCCGGCGCCCGACATCGCGCCCGCGCCCTTCCGCCTGCCCGACATCGAGGGCCGCTCGCTCAAGAGCATCATGAAGGAAGTGGAAGGCCAGGTGCTGGAGGCGGGCCTTCGGCGTTACGGCAGCATCGGCGAGCTGGCCCGGCATTTCGAAATGGACAGGAGCACCATCTTCCGCAAGGTGCGCGGCCTGGGCGGCGCCAAGCCGTCACGCAGGGCCCGCAAAAAGCGGGAAAGGAGCGCTGAAGATGAAAGGCCTTGA
- a CDS encoding amidohydrolase family protein, which yields MKIIDFRFRPSTPEAVQGMLAKNGVFSPMFELFKFADRAKPEPIGKIVADMRRCGVVKGVVTGRDAETTYGLKSSNPGILELMAAYPDLFIGFAGLDPHKGMDALATLTDMVVAHGMRGAAIDPYLARIPANHAKYYPIYAKCCELDVPIVITTGPATLVRDAVMDDAHPRHIDRVAADFPQLKIVISHGGYPFVNDAIMVVHRNRNVYMDLAEYEEQPFSEGYIKAANTLIGNKLLFASAAPFMDFQEQIALYKRLPFEPAVRENIMYNNAAKLLGLE from the coding sequence ATGAAGATCATCGATTTCCGCTTCCGTCCCAGCACGCCCGAGGCCGTGCAGGGCATGCTCGCCAAGAACGGGGTGTTCAGCCCCATGTTCGAGCTCTTCAAGTTCGCCGACCGCGCCAAGCCCGAGCCCATCGGGAAGATCGTGGCCGACATGCGCCGGTGTGGCGTGGTCAAGGGCGTGGTGACCGGCCGCGACGCCGAGACCACCTATGGCCTCAAGTCCAGCAATCCCGGTATCCTCGAGCTCATGGCCGCCTATCCCGACCTTTTCATCGGCTTTGCCGGCCTTGACCCGCACAAGGGCATGGACGCGCTCGCCACCCTCACCGACATGGTCGTCGCCCACGGCATGCGGGGCGCCGCCATTGACCCCTATCTCGCGCGCATCCCGGCCAACCATGCCAAATACTATCCCATTTACGCCAAGTGCTGCGAGCTCGACGTGCCCATCGTCATCACCACCGGGCCCGCCACCCTCGTGCGCGACGCGGTGATGGACGACGCCCACCCGCGCCACATCGACCGGGTGGCCGCGGACTTCCCGCAGCTCAAGATCGTCATCAGCCACGGCGGCTACCCCTTCGTGAACGACGCCATCATGGTGGTGCACCGCAACCGCAACGTCTATATGGACCTGGCGGAATACGAAGAGCAGCCCTTCTCCGAAGGCTATATCAAGGCGGCCAACACGCTTATCGGCAACAAGCTGCTTTTCGCGAGCGCCGCGCCCTTCATGGATTTTCAGGAGCAGATCGCGCTGTACAAGCGCCTGCCCTTCGAGCCGGCCGTGCGTGAAAACATCATGTACAACAACGCGGCCAAGCTGCTCGGCCTCGAATAG
- a CDS encoding LysR family transcriptional regulator, producing the protein MIDELNGDFLQWLRGFYWVAKTGSVRRAAEHMHRNPSTISYQIRSLEEALNTVLFDRYKKSLRITPEGTKLLDWAITTFEALQSMRASVGSAGGKLKGAVTVAATLPIASLSVPTTVDFLRRHPGVELTVKRGLSSEVRRDVADSRVDFGLLPVIEKPADDRLEVLFKSRPLLVMHRDNPWNIPLVPDIDDLRRLPYVAFADDDDPDDLGCWCRHSGMGDFIQKNAIIRVSNYHLALRYVWHRLGVALMDELCLQGTNFGADWEQLVSRPLDHLFPNRLCGILVRRHKHVSPQAQAFIEALRGFFLPLPTLDAETIWRNARQVPALQEGAKEKAGRRARPEKRGAREGRARPVDA; encoded by the coding sequence GTGATCGACGAGCTCAACGGCGATTTTCTCCAGTGGCTGCGCGGTTTTTACTGGGTCGCCAAGACGGGCAGCGTGCGCCGCGCCGCGGAACACATGCACCGCAACCCCTCGACCATCAGCTACCAGATCCGCTCGCTGGAAGAGGCGCTCAACACCGTCCTCTTCGACCGCTATAAAAAATCCCTGCGCATCACGCCCGAGGGCACCAAGCTCCTCGACTGGGCCATCACCACCTTCGAGGCCCTGCAGAGCATGCGCGCCTCGGTGGGCAGCGCCGGCGGCAAGCTCAAGGGTGCTGTCACCGTGGCGGCGACCTTGCCCATCGCCAGCCTTTCCGTGCCCACCACGGTGGACTTTTTGCGGCGCCATCCCGGGGTGGAGTTGACCGTGAAGCGGGGCCTCTCCTCCGAAGTGCGCAGGGATGTGGCCGATTCACGCGTGGATTTCGGGCTTCTGCCGGTCATCGAAAAACCGGCCGACGACCGGCTGGAAGTGCTGTTCAAGTCGCGGCCCCTGCTCGTCATGCACCGCGACAACCCGTGGAACATCCCGCTCGTGCCGGATATCGACGACCTCAGGCGCCTCCCCTATGTGGCCTTTGCCGATGATGATGACCCGGATGACCTCGGCTGCTGGTGCCGACATTCCGGCATGGGCGACTTCATCCAGAAAAACGCGATCATCCGCGTCAGCAACTACCACCTTGCCCTGCGTTATGTCTGGCATCGCCTCGGCGTGGCCCTCATGGACGAGCTTTGCCTCCAGGGCACCAATTTTGGGGCGGACTGGGAGCAGCTGGTCTCGCGCCCGCTGGATCATCTCTTCCCCAACCGGCTTTGTGGCATCCTCGTGCGCCGCCACAAGCATGTCAGCCCGCAGGCGCAGGCCTTTATCGAGGCCCTCCGGGGCTTCTTCCTCCCGCTGCCCACGTTGGACGCGGAGACCATCTGGCGCAATGCCCGCCAGGTCCCGGCCCTTCAGGAGGGCGCCAAAGAAAAGGCCGGGCGCAGGGCCCGGCCTGAGAAGCGGGGCGCCCGGGAAGGCCGGGCGCGGCCCGTGGATGCCTAG
- a CDS encoding SLC13 family permease, which translates to MTEKTVPQAGAAAAKKPLSPMYLVHTAICLIITFGFGQLTPFGPLTPLGMNLIGIFLGVLYGWIFIEIVWPSLLGLLALMLTGGMKPGQLLNKSFGDPMVQMMFFIFVFCAAINYYGLSKFISLWFITRKCLAGRPWLFTYVFMGSIFILGGLTSASPAAIIGWSILYGVCDACGYKKGEGYPTMMVFGIVFAAQVGMSLIPFKQVPLTVLGAYENMSGVSIDYASYMLVALAICALCSGAFILLGKYLFRPDMSKLLKLEAEKLDTEGALKLNRVQKIVLIFLFLLVLLLLAPNFLPKGFFVTKFLRSIGNTGIVILLVTVMAAIRVDGKPLLNFKIMVDSGVTWGIILLLAIVQPLAAAMAHTDSGITAFLMNAMEPIFSGSTPLTFAIIIGFVATALTQVMNNGATGIALMPIVLSYCQASGAAPDLALMMVVMGCHFAFLTPAASASAALLHGNEWANAKSIRRTAPVVILVSWIATALVVVTLGVAVF; encoded by the coding sequence ATGACAGAAAAAACCGTTCCCCAAGCGGGCGCGGCGGCGGCCAAAAAACCGCTCTCGCCCATGTATCTGGTGCACACGGCCATCTGCCTGATCATCACCTTCGGTTTTGGTCAGCTCACGCCCTTCGGGCCGCTCACGCCGCTCGGCATGAACCTCATCGGCATCTTCCTGGGCGTGCTCTACGGCTGGATATTCATCGAGATCGTCTGGCCCAGCCTGCTCGGCCTTCTGGCGCTCATGCTCACCGGCGGCATGAAGCCGGGGCAGTTGCTCAACAAGAGCTTCGGCGACCCCATGGTGCAGATGATGTTCTTCATCTTCGTCTTCTGCGCCGCCATCAATTACTACGGGCTCTCCAAGTTCATCTCGCTGTGGTTCATCACCCGCAAGTGCCTCGCCGGGCGCCCGTGGCTTTTTACCTACGTGTTCATGGGCTCCATCTTCATCCTCGGCGGCCTCACCTCGGCCTCACCCGCGGCCATCATCGGGTGGTCCATCCTCTACGGCGTCTGTGACGCCTGCGGCTACAAGAAGGGCGAGGGCTACCCGACCATGATGGTCTTCGGCATCGTGTTCGCGGCCCAGGTGGGCATGTCGCTCATCCCCTTCAAGCAGGTGCCGCTCACCGTGCTCGGCGCCTATGAAAACATGAGCGGCGTCTCCATCGACTACGCGAGCTACATGCTCGTGGCGCTCGCCATCTGCGCGCTCTGCTCCGGGGCCTTCATCCTGCTCGGCAAGTATCTCTTCCGGCCCGACATGAGCAAGCTGCTCAAGCTGGAAGCCGAAAAGCTGGATACGGAAGGCGCCCTCAAGCTCAACAGGGTGCAGAAGATCGTGCTCATCTTCCTCTTCCTGCTGGTCCTGCTGCTGCTCGCGCCCAACTTCCTGCCCAAGGGCTTCTTTGTGACCAAGTTCCTGCGCTCCATCGGCAATACGGGCATCGTCATCCTGCTCGTTACCGTCATGGCGGCCATCAGGGTGGACGGCAAGCCCCTGCTCAACTTCAAGATCATGGTGGATTCGGGCGTCACCTGGGGCATCATCCTCCTGCTCGCCATCGTGCAGCCGCTGGCCGCGGCCATGGCCCATACGGACAGCGGCATCACCGCCTTCCTCATGAACGCCATGGAGCCCATCTTCAGCGGCAGCACCCCGCTCACCTTCGCCATCATCATCGGCTTCGTGGCAACGGCCCTGACGCAGGTGATGAACAACGGCGCCACGGGCATCGCGCTCATGCCCATCGTCTTGAGCTATTGCCAGGCCTCGGGCGCCGCGCCGGACCTCGCCCTGATGATGGTGGTCATGGGCTGCCACTTCGCCTTCCTCACGCCGGCGGCCAGCGCCAGCGCGGCCCTCTTGCACGGCAACGAGTGGGCCAACGCCAAGTCCATCAGGCGCACCGCGCCGGTGGTCATCCTGGTGTCGTGGATAGCCACGGCCCTTGTGGTGGTCACTCTGGGCGTGGCGGTGTTCTAG
- a CDS encoding DUF4037 domain-containing protein: MKGLELARAFYAASRPALVAAMPDVMAKAAAGLAGEGSECLGCDDAVSQDHDFGAAFCLWLPREVMRAGGERIERAFAALPAEFEGYPSRLAPQARLGRVGPLSVDGFYAFFTGLDTPPATWRQWLAIPEHRLAAATNGEVFEDADGRFSAWREALLAYYPRDVWLKKLATKAMLAAQAGQYNLPRALGRGDGPSAMLAAARFAEAALGLVFLLNRRYMPFYKWAPKVGRELPLLGTSLGRVLDGLAAQPLRGPEDMAAAEPVEAFCADVADHLRFIGVSEAPGAWLWAHGPAIMAHVREPDIRRLNLLEEGA, translated from the coding sequence ATGAAAGGCCTTGAACTGGCGCGCGCCTTTTACGCGGCCTCGCGCCCGGCGCTCGTGGCGGCCATGCCGGATGTGATGGCAAAGGCCGCGGCCGGCCTCGCGGGCGAGGGCTCGGAATGCCTCGGCTGCGACGACGCCGTCTCGCAGGATCACGATTTCGGCGCGGCTTTCTGCCTCTGGCTGCCCCGGGAGGTCATGCGCGCCGGGGGCGAGCGCATCGAGCGGGCCTTCGCGGCGTTGCCGGCGGAGTTCGAGGGCTATCCATCGCGCCTTGCTCCCCAAGCCCGGCTGGGCCGTGTGGGCCCGCTTTCCGTCGATGGTTTTTACGCCTTTTTCACCGGCCTTGACACGCCGCCGGCAACATGGCGCCAGTGGCTCGCCATCCCCGAGCACAGGCTTGCAGCGGCCACCAACGGCGAAGTGTTCGAGGACGCGGACGGCCGCTTCAGCGCCTGGCGCGAGGCGCTGCTCGCCTACTATCCGCGCGATGTCTGGCTGAAAAAGCTGGCGACAAAAGCAATGCTCGCGGCCCAGGCCGGACAGTACAACCTGCCGCGCGCACTCGGCCGGGGCGACGGCCCCTCGGCCATGCTGGCGGCGGCGCGCTTTGCGGAAGCGGCGCTCGGCCTCGTTTTTTTGCTCAACCGCCGCTACATGCCCTTTTACAAGTGGGCGCCCAAGGTCGGGCGCGAGCTGCCCCTCCTCGGGACCTCCCTCGGACGCGTGCTGGACGGCTTGGCGGCCCAGCCCCTGCGCGGGCCCGAAGACATGGCGGCGGCCGAGCCCGTGGAGGCCTTTTGCGCCGACGTGGCCGACCACCTGCGCTTCATCGGCGTGAGCGAAGCTCCGGGCGCGTGGCTCTGGGCGCATGGGCCGGCCATCATGGCCCATGTGCGGGAGCCGGACATCCGCCGTCTCAACCTGCTGGAAGAAGGAGCCTGA
- a CDS encoding DUF4125 family protein has protein sequence MKTSPEREALLNEIIERELAMFLATPNEGGTADCQQRPDTFRVMRRMAHITHDDATLKSYLDDLRAAEESGRNFMLEKYARMDDRLPPLSESPLLDEIADAENAFLEEAAKVRPDRIQRNGSDIFRRYLRCELETLSPETLALYAEEVRRAKTEGRNLVLERHQWLADFMAAHPRG, from the coding sequence ATGAAAACGAGCCCCGAACGCGAGGCACTGCTCAACGAAATCATCGAGCGCGAGCTCGCCATGTTCCTGGCCACGCCCAACGAGGGCGGCACGGCCGACTGCCAGCAGCGGCCCGACACCTTCCGCGTCATGCGGCGCATGGCGCACATCACCCATGACGACGCGACCCTGAAGTCCTACCTCGACGACCTGCGCGCCGCCGAGGAAAGCGGCCGCAACTTCATGCTGGAAAAGTACGCGCGCATGGACGACCGCCTGCCCCCGCTTTCGGAGAGCCCGCTGCTCGACGAGATCGCGGATGCGGAAAACGCCTTTCTGGAAGAAGCCGCCAAGGTGCGGCCCGACCGAATCCAGCGCAACGGCTCGGACATCTTCCGTCGCTATTTGCGTTGCGAGCTGGAGACGCTCTCGCCCGAGACGCTGGCGCTCTATGCCGAGGAAGTGCGCCGCGCCAAAACCGAGGGCCGCAACCTCGTGCTTGAGCGCCACCAGTGGCTCGCCGACTTCATGGCCGCCCATCCCCGCGGGTAA
- a CDS encoding TRAP transporter large permease, which produces MSPLEIALLALLACFLIGMPIFMGLIISAIAAILCSDILPLSIIHNTLFDGLNLFPLLAIPCFVVAGTLMEYGNITGQIVDVVKQIVGRSYGGLGITTVLASTFFAAISGSGPGTVAAVGTILIPAMIRNGYSREYSAAVASSGGTIGVLIPPSNPMIIYAILGNLSVTAMFTAGFIPGFIVAFLMCGTAYMLARKNGFAGDKDAPPFHLPTFLRTCGKCFFALMTPVLILGSIYTGMATPVEASIVGIVWALFVGIVINRALKWEHIYKSLIEGAIICGGVLLIVGASTLFGKILTYEEAPQKLVSLVLGFSTTPEVVLLLIIAILYVLGMFLETLATIIILVPVLLPLILKLGIDPIHFGIILVVTNNVAMLTPPLGVNLFVASRLSKLPVEKVSVAVLPYIGALTLAILIFTFFPSIATWLPRVLGYGG; this is translated from the coding sequence ATGTCGCCGCTTGAAATCGCCCTGCTCGCGCTGCTCGCGTGCTTCCTCATCGGCATGCCCATCTTCATGGGCCTGATCATTTCCGCCATCGCCGCCATCCTGTGCAGCGACATCCTGCCGCTCTCCATCATCCACAACACGCTCTTTGACGGGCTCAACCTCTTCCCGCTGCTGGCCATCCCCTGCTTCGTGGTGGCCGGCACCCTGATGGAATACGGCAACATCACAGGCCAGATCGTGGACGTGGTGAAGCAGATCGTGGGCCGCTCCTACGGCGGCCTCGGCATCACCACGGTGCTCGCCTCCACCTTCTTCGCGGCCATTTCCGGCTCCGGCCCGGGCACGGTGGCCGCCGTGGGCACCATCCTCATCCCGGCCATGATCCGCAACGGCTATTCCAGGGAATACTCGGCGGCCGTGGCCTCGTCGGGCGGCACCATCGGCGTGCTCATCCCGCCGTCCAACCCGATGATCATCTACGCCATTCTGGGCAACCTCTCGGTGACGGCCATGTTCACCGCGGGCTTCATCCCCGGCTTCATCGTGGCCTTCCTCATGTGCGGCACGGCCTATATGCTCGCCAGGAAAAACGGCTTCGCCGGCGACAAGGACGCCCCGCCCTTCCACCTGCCCACCTTTTTGCGCACCTGCGGCAAGTGCTTCTTCGCCCTCATGACGCCTGTGCTCATCCTGGGCTCCATCTACACGGGCATGGCCACCCCGGTGGAGGCCTCCATCGTGGGCATCGTGTGGGCGCTCTTCGTGGGCATCGTCATCAACCGCGCCCTCAAGTGGGAGCACATCTACAAGTCGCTCATCGAGGGCGCCATCATCTGCGGCGGCGTGCTGCTCATCGTGGGCGCGAGCACCCTGTTCGGCAAGATCCTCACCTATGAGGAGGCGCCGCAAAAGCTCGTCTCGCTGGTGCTGGGCTTCTCCACCACGCCAGAAGTGGTGCTGTTGCTCATCATCGCCATCCTCTACGTGCTCGGCATGTTCCTCGAGACGCTGGCCACCATCATCATCCTCGTGCCGGTGCTTTTGCCGCTCATCCTCAAGCTCGGCATCGACCCCATCCACTTCGGCATCATCCTCGTTGTCACCAACAACGTGGCGATGCTCACGCCGCCGCTCGGGGTGAACCTCTTTGTGGCGTCCAGGCTCTCCAAGCTGCCTGTGGAAAAGGTCTCGGTGGCGGTGCTGCCCTATATCGGCGCGTTGACCCTGGCCATCCTCATCTTCACCTTCTTCCCCTCCATCGCCACCTGGTTGCCCCGGGTACTCGGCTACGGAGGCTAA